One window from the genome of [Clostridium] celerecrescens 18A encodes:
- a CDS encoding PTS sugar transporter subunit IIC encodes MGAFNSFMEAKFMPIAARIGSQKHLVAIRDAFIAIMPITMVGSIAVLLNVFLRDLPNQAGMTGFVQAMSPIISVNGNVYFGSIVILALAFVFALGYNLSKTYDVNAIAGGVIAFASLVTCMGQSATFDYELPGVAAAVADQLKGLGLDVAATPGGGVALNGVSGWGYLGSGYTGSGGLFTALIMGFICTMIYIKLMQKKVTINLPDSVPPAVSKAFAAIVPGVIAIYVAGILTQICITATGSTINDMVLTYIQRPLLSLSQGFFSVIFMVFLIQLLWFFGLHGHNVLAPIMDGIYLTALNQNIEAFTTSQSTANLPYLWTRGSFDAYCQMGGSGITLGLIIAIFLFSKRDDQKAIAKLSWPMGVFNINEPIIFGMPIVLNPVYLIPWLIVPPVCATIAYGATAIGLIPPVFVAVPWVMPAGIYAFLATGGSFMAALVSLFNLFISFAIWTPFVMMANKMKNE; translated from the coding sequence ATGGGTGCATTTAATTCATTCATGGAAGCAAAATTTATGCCAATCGCAGCTAGAATTGGTTCCCAGAAACATCTGGTTGCCATTCGTGATGCCTTTATTGCCATCATGCCAATTACCATGGTTGGTTCCATAGCAGTTTTACTTAATGTATTTTTAAGAGACCTTCCAAATCAGGCAGGTATGACCGGTTTTGTCCAGGCCATGTCTCCGATCATCAGTGTTAATGGCAATGTATATTTTGGCTCTATCGTAATTCTTGCTCTGGCATTTGTTTTTGCTCTGGGCTACAATCTTTCAAAAACCTACGATGTAAACGCCATTGCAGGCGGAGTCATCGCATTCGCTAGCTTAGTCACCTGTATGGGACAAAGCGCTACCTTCGACTATGAGCTTCCAGGTGTTGCAGCGGCAGTTGCCGACCAGTTAAAAGGTCTCGGACTTGACGTGGCAGCCACACCAGGCGGCGGTGTTGCATTAAACGGAGTCAGCGGCTGGGGATACTTAGGTTCCGGATATACCGGTTCCGGTGGTCTGTTTACCGCATTGATTATGGGCTTTATCTGTACCATGATTTACATAAAGCTGATGCAGAAGAAGGTGACCATCAACCTTCCTGATTCTGTACCGCCAGCAGTAAGCAAAGCATTTGCAGCAATCGTTCCAGGTGTAATCGCCATTTATGTTGCAGGTATCTTAACCCAGATCTGCATAACCGCAACAGGCTCCACCATTAATGATATGGTTCTCACATATATCCAGAGACCGCTCCTCAGCTTGTCACAAGGCTTCTTCAGCGTAATCTTCATGGTATTCCTGATCCAGCTGTTATGGTTCTTTGGTCTCCATGGGCACAACGTACTGGCTCCTATCATGGACGGTATCTATCTAACGGCCTTAAACCAGAACATTGAGGCATTTACCACCAGCCAGAGCACTGCGAATCTTCCATACTTATGGACCCGCGGTTCCTTTGATGCCTACTGCCAGATGGGCGGTTCCGGAATTACCTTAGGACTTATTATTGCAATCTTCCTGTTTTCTAAGAGGGATGACCAGAAAGCCATTGCCAAGCTGTCCTGGCCCATGGGTGTATTTAATATCAATGAGCCGATCATCTTCGGTATGCCGATCGTATTGAACCCGGTGTATTTAATCCCATGGCTGATCGTCCCTCCAGTATGTGCTACCATCGCATACGGCGCAACTGCCATTGGCCTGATTCCTCCGGTTTTCGTAGCGGTACCCTGGGTAATGCCTGCAGGCATCTATGCCTTCCTTGCAACAGGCGGAAGCTTTATGGCAGCACTTGTATCATTGTTTAATCTGTTTATATCTTTTGCCATCTGGACACCATTTGTAATGATGGCGAATAAAATGAAAAACGAATAG
- a CDS encoding multidrug transporter produces MKSWTIFLIAIGCLFITVSPQLPSPAMYMTVGLVFVLLGAVMLIKKRK; encoded by the coding sequence ATGAAAAGCTGGACCATATTTTTAATTGCCATAGGCTGCCTGTTCATTACTGTATCACCCCAGCTTCCATCTCCTGCCATGTATATGACCGTTGGTCTGGTATTTGTACTGTTGGGTGCAGTCATGCTGATAAAGAAGAGGAAATAA
- a CDS encoding 6-phospho-beta-glucosidase has product MEGIKIVTIGGGSSYTPELVEGFIKRYEKLPVRELWLVDIEAGREKLETVGALAQRMVKKAGLPMKVILSYDRREALKDADYVTTQMRVGLLDARIKDERIPLSHGMIGQETNGAAGMFKAFRTIPVILDIVKDMKELCPEAWMINFTNPAGMITEAVIRYTDYKKVIGLCNVPVNMVNGFARLLDVEPERVTMELSGLNHHIFATDVFVDGQSRLEEILEIYQHISAEDAISMKNFSTLPFSPEFIRGLHCIPCPYHNYYYFTKEQLEEELKEYREGRVRGEVVKKVEEELFELYKDENLDVKPKQLEMRGGARYSDAACNLICSLHNNTGDIQYVDVRNNGTISNLPADSAVEAACIITGGGPKPITVGELKPQINGTIQTIKTFERLVCEAAVTGNRDLAVTALNMNPLCASDHDANAVIHELLEAHKEYLPQFFKNESPE; this is encoded by the coding sequence ATGGAAGGGATTAAAATCGTTACCATCGGGGGCGGCTCCTCTTATACGCCGGAGCTGGTGGAAGGGTTTATCAAACGTTATGAAAAACTGCCTGTAAGAGAGCTTTGGCTGGTGGATATTGAGGCAGGAAGGGAAAAGCTGGAGACCGTAGGCGCCCTTGCACAGCGAATGGTAAAAAAAGCGGGACTTCCCATGAAGGTGATTCTGTCGTATGACCGGAGGGAAGCTTTAAAAGATGCGGATTATGTAACGACTCAGATGAGAGTGGGGCTATTGGATGCCAGAATCAAGGATGAACGGATCCCCTTAAGCCATGGCATGATCGGCCAGGAAACAAACGGAGCGGCAGGCATGTTCAAGGCATTCCGCACCATTCCGGTGATTCTGGATATTGTAAAGGACATGAAAGAGCTTTGCCCGGAGGCATGGATGATCAACTTCACCAATCCTGCGGGAATGATCACAGAGGCTGTGATAAGATATACGGATTATAAAAAGGTGATCGGCCTTTGCAATGTGCCGGTCAATATGGTAAATGGCTTTGCCAGACTCTTAGATGTGGAGCCGGAGCGGGTGACGATGGAGCTGTCCGGCTTAAACCACCATATCTTTGCTACCGATGTATTTGTGGATGGACAGTCAAGGCTGGAAGAGATCCTGGAAATCTATCAGCACATCAGTGCCGAAGATGCTATTTCCATGAAGAATTTTTCCACCCTGCCGTTTTCACCGGAGTTTATCCGGGGACTCCACTGCATCCCCTGCCCCTATCACAACTATTATTACTTTACCAAAGAGCAGCTGGAAGAGGAGTTAAAGGAATACAGGGAAGGCCGGGTCCGGGGCGAAGTGGTAAAAAAGGTGGAGGAGGAACTGTTTGAACTGTACAAGGATGAGAACCTGGATGTAAAGCCCAAGCAGCTGGAGATGAGAGGCGGTGCCAGATACAGCGATGCTGCCTGCAACCTGATCTGCTCCCTGCACAACAATACCGGCGATATCCAATATGTAGACGTACGGAACAACGGTACGATCTCAAACCTCCCGGCAGACAGTGCGGTGGAGGCCGCCTGCATCATCACAGGCGGCGGTCCAAAGCCCATTACCGTAGGCGAATTAAAGCCCCAGATTAACGGGACCATTCAAACCATCAAGACCTTTGAGCGCCTGGTCTGTGAAGCGGCTGTCACCGGAAACCGGGATTTAGCAGTGACAGCTCTCAACATGAATCCCCTTTGTGCAAGCGATCACGATGCCAATGCTGTCATTCATGAATTGCTGGAGGCTCATAAAGAATACCTCCCTCAATTCTTTAAAAACGAAAGTCCAGAATAG
- a CDS encoding M42 family metallopeptidase, translating to MKTMSYVTSILEKIVNIPSPSGYTREVMNAIQEEASKFGFSSVYNKKGGLIIKVPGQKQEVLGLSAHVDTLGAMVRSITKTGMLTIVPVGGYMMETIEGMYCKVHTRTGKTYTGTILTKEPSVHTYDNARTLERKVKNMEIRLDELVENIDDVKKLEISPGDYISFDPMFVHTENGFIKSRHLDDKASVAVLMGVLKDLWESGHKPERTLKLVISNYEEVGYGASWIPEDIEEFIAVDMGALGDDLTGDEKKVSICAQDSTGPYDYEMTNRLIAVAKERGLDFAVDVFPHYGSDVGSAIKGGHDICGALIGPGVHASHGTERTHEKGLEQTLKLIEGYIGLPFSDRP from the coding sequence ATGAAGACAATGTCATATGTTACATCAATTCTGGAAAAAATTGTAAATATCCCAAGCCCCAGCGGCTACACCAGGGAAGTCATGAATGCGATCCAGGAAGAGGCCTCGAAATTCGGATTTTCCTCTGTTTATAACAAGAAAGGCGGCCTCATCATTAAGGTTCCCGGACAGAAACAGGAGGTTTTAGGCTTATCCGCCCATGTGGACACTCTGGGAGCTATGGTCCGTTCCATCACCAAAACAGGGATGCTCACCATTGTGCCTGTGGGTGGTTATATGATGGAGACCATCGAAGGCATGTACTGCAAAGTACACACCAGAACCGGAAAAACCTACACCGGGACCATACTTACAAAAGAGCCATCCGTCCACACTTATGACAATGCCAGAACTCTGGAGAGGAAGGTAAAAAATATGGAGATACGCCTGGACGAGTTGGTAGAAAATATCGATGATGTAAAGAAGCTGGAAATATCCCCTGGGGATTACATCAGCTTTGATCCCATGTTCGTCCATACGGAAAACGGATTTATCAAATCCCGCCATTTGGATGATAAAGCTTCTGTGGCAGTCCTTATGGGAGTATTAAAGGATTTATGGGAGTCCGGGCATAAGCCGGAAAGGACCCTTAAATTAGTGATCAGCAATTATGAAGAGGTGGGATATGGCGCAAGCTGGATACCGGAAGATATAGAGGAGTTTATTGCCGTGGACATGGGAGCTTTGGGTGATGACTTGACCGGTGATGAAAAAAAAGTATCCATCTGTGCCCAGGATTCCACCGGGCCTTATGACTATGAAATGACAAACCGCCTCATTGCCGTTGCAAAGGAAAGAGGCCTGGATTTTGCGGTGGATGTATTCCCTCACTACGGTTCTGATGTAGGAAGCGCCATTAAGGGCGGTCATGACATCTGTGGCGCTTTGATCGGTCCGGGAGTTCACGCTTCCCATGGGACCGAACGGACCCATGAGAAAGGTTTAGAACAGACTCTTAAGCTGATTGAAGGGTATATCGGCCTTCCATTTTCCGACAGGCCTTAA
- a CDS encoding histidinol-phosphatase HisJ family protein, with amino-acid sequence MSNHQVGDKEFWNYQFQEGKSQEEFQTAYYEAIYEVVQNYKQYSVLGHLDMIKRYDTYGDYPDSKIMDVVDKILRCVIADGKGIEVNTSSFRYGLKDLTPSTEILKRYLQLGGRILTIGSDSHKMEHLGYHIGEVRGILK; translated from the coding sequence TTGAGCAATCATCAGGTAGGTGACAAGGAATTCTGGAATTATCAGTTCCAGGAGGGAAAAAGCCAGGAAGAATTTCAAACAGCTTATTATGAGGCCATTTATGAGGTTGTACAAAATTACAAGCAATACTCTGTCCTGGGCCACTTAGATATGATCAAACGGTATGATACCTATGGGGATTATCCGGACAGCAAAATTATGGATGTAGTGGACAAAATACTCCGCTGCGTGATTGCTGACGGAAAAGGAATCGAGGTGAATACTTCCAGCTTCCGATATGGCTTAAAGGACTTAACACCATCCACGGAGATCCTGAAGCGGTATCTTCAGTTAGGAGGACGTATCCTTACCATAGGCTCGGATAGCCATAAGATGGAGCATCTGGGGTACCATATTGGGGAAGTAAGGGGCATCTTGAAATAA
- a CDS encoding glutamine synthetase III family protein gives MSEVVNVAELFGKNVFNETVMRERLPKSVFKKLKKTIEDGAVLDPSIADVVAHAMKDWAIERGATHYTHWFQPLTGITAEKHDSFISAPTPEGKVIMEFSGKELVKGEPDASSFPSGGLRATFEARGYTAWDCTSPAFLREDAIGVTLCIPTAFCSYTGEALDKKTPLLRSMEAVDEQALRILRLFGNTTSKRVTPSVGAEQEYFLVDHEKYLQRKDLIYAGRTLFGAMPPKGQELEDHYFGSIRERIAAFMKEVNEELWKLGVPAKTQHNEVAPAQHELAPIYEQANVAVDHNQLVMETLKKVAGRHGLNCLLHEKPFAGVNGSGKHNNWSLTTDDGINLLNPGETPHENIQFLLVLSCILKAVDRHADLLRESAADVGNDHRLGANEAPPAIISIFIGEQLEDVVDQLCSTGEATRSKAGGTLKTGVRTLPDLFKDATDRNRTSPFAFTGNKFEFRMVGSSDSISSPNVVLNTIAAEALKESADVLEKAADFDTAVHDMIKEQLAAHRRIIFNGNGYSQAWVDEAERRGLPNLKSMVEAIPALTTEASVKMFEEFKVFTKAELESRVEIEYEAYSKAINIEARAMIDMAGKQIIPAAVKYASLLADSLGKVKAACPAADTSVQEELLIEVSAYLSDMKVALAALSEADAKCTAIEGNKERANAFRDEVVPAMVALRDPADKLEMIVDKEFWPMPSYGDLIFEV, from the coding sequence ATGAGCGAAGTTGTAAACGTAGCTGAGCTGTTTGGTAAGAATGTATTTAACGAAACCGTAATGAGAGAGCGCTTGCCAAAATCTGTTTTCAAAAAATTAAAGAAAACCATTGAGGATGGTGCGGTGCTGGATCCATCGATTGCAGACGTAGTTGCACATGCCATGAAAGACTGGGCCATTGAAAGAGGCGCAACTCACTATACCCATTGGTTTCAGCCTCTTACCGGAATTACCGCTGAAAAACATGATTCCTTCATCTCCGCCCCCACACCGGAAGGAAAGGTAATTATGGAGTTTTCCGGGAAGGAACTGGTAAAGGGAGAGCCGGATGCTTCTTCTTTCCCGTCCGGAGGCTTAAGGGCGACTTTTGAAGCAAGAGGCTATACCGCCTGGGATTGCACTTCCCCTGCATTCTTAAGAGAAGATGCCATCGGCGTTACTCTCTGCATACCCACCGCTTTCTGTTCTTATACAGGAGAAGCTCTTGACAAAAAAACACCGCTCTTAAGATCCATGGAAGCTGTCGACGAGCAGGCTTTAAGGATCTTAAGATTATTCGGAAATACCACCTCAAAAAGAGTTACTCCTTCTGTTGGTGCCGAGCAGGAATATTTCCTGGTCGACCATGAAAAATATTTACAGAGAAAAGATTTAATCTATGCCGGACGCACCCTGTTCGGAGCGATGCCCCCGAAGGGACAGGAGCTGGAAGACCATTACTTCGGTTCTATCCGCGAGAGGATCGCGGCTTTTATGAAGGAAGTAAATGAGGAGCTGTGGAAGTTAGGTGTGCCTGCAAAGACCCAGCATAATGAAGTTGCTCCCGCCCAGCATGAACTGGCACCTATCTATGAGCAGGCAAATGTAGCGGTTGATCATAATCAATTAGTTATGGAAACCTTAAAAAAGGTGGCTGGCCGTCATGGATTAAACTGCCTGCTTCATGAAAAGCCGTTTGCAGGGGTCAATGGTTCCGGAAAGCATAACAACTGGTCTTTAACCACTGACGATGGAATCAACCTGTTAAATCCAGGGGAAACACCCCATGAGAACATCCAGTTCCTGCTGGTGCTGTCCTGTATCTTAAAGGCGGTTGACCGTCATGCGGATCTGCTTCGGGAATCTGCGGCTGATGTTGGAAATGATCACAGGCTTGGGGCAAATGAAGCGCCGCCGGCCATTATCTCCATATTCATCGGCGAACAGCTAGAGGATGTAGTTGATCAGCTTTGCAGCACCGGAGAGGCTACCCGCTCCAAGGCGGGCGGTACCTTAAAAACGGGTGTCAGAACCCTGCCTGATTTATTCAAGGATGCTACGGACAGAAACAGAACCTCACCATTTGCATTTACCGGCAATAAGTTCGAGTTCCGAATGGTTGGTTCCTCTGATTCCATTTCTTCTCCTAATGTGGTTTTAAACACCATCGCTGCTGAGGCATTAAAAGAATCGGCAGATGTCCTTGAGAAGGCTGCTGATTTTGATACGGCAGTCCATGACATGATTAAAGAGCAGCTGGCAGCTCATAGAAGGATTATTTTCAATGGCAATGGCTATTCTCAGGCCTGGGTAGATGAAGCAGAAAGAAGAGGTCTTCCAAACCTTAAGTCAATGGTTGAGGCGATTCCTGCTCTTACCACAGAGGCTTCAGTAAAGATGTTTGAGGAGTTTAAGGTATTCACAAAGGCTGAGTTGGAATCCCGGGTTGAGATCGAATATGAGGCTTACAGCAAAGCCATTAACATCGAGGCAAGAGCCATGATCGACATGGCAGGAAAGCAGATCATCCCTGCGGCTGTGAAGTATGCATCTCTTCTTGCAGATTCCCTGGGAAAGGTAAAGGCAGCGTGTCCGGCAGCCGATACCAGTGTTCAGGAAGAGCTTCTCATAGAGGTAAGTGCTTATCTTTCCGATATGAAGGTAGCCCTGGCCGCTCTGTCAGAGGCTGACGCGAAATGTACGGCAATCGAAGGGAACAAGGAACGGGCAAATGCTTTCCGGGATGAGGTAGTACCTGCCATGGTAGCCCTCCGTGATCCTGCTGATAAGCTGGAAATGATCGTAGATAAAGAATTTTGGCCAATGCCAAGTTATGGAGATTTAATTTTCGAAGTATAA
- a CDS encoding PTS lactose/cellobiose transporter subunit IIA: MDENYAVAFQLIMNAGNSKSLSMMAMESAREFNFEEAEKYLKEAELEMRSAHQSQIDLIQQEAQGNPVEVNIILVHAQDHLTMAMMAKDQAAEVLNLYRMIKDLKDAIEK, encoded by the coding sequence ATGGATGAGAATTATGCTGTAGCATTTCAGCTCATTATGAACGCAGGAAATTCAAAATCGCTTTCCATGATGGCGATGGAATCTGCTAGAGAATTTAACTTTGAGGAGGCGGAAAAATACTTAAAAGAGGCGGAGCTTGAGATGAGATCTGCCCATCAGTCCCAGATTGATTTGATCCAACAGGAAGCCCAGGGGAATCCTGTTGAGGTAAACATCATTCTGGTACATGCCCAGGATCATTTAACCATGGCCATGATGGCAAAGGATCAGGCGGCGGAGGTTTTAAACCTTTACCGGATGATCAAGGATTTAAAGGACGCCATTGAAAAGTAA
- the fba gene encoding class II fructose-1,6-bisphosphate aldolase, whose translation MLVSAKDMLEKARDGKYAVGQFNINNLEWTKAVLQTAEELKSPVILGVSEGAGKYMTGYKTVSAMVKAMIEELNITVPVALHLDHGSYGGCYKCIEAGFSSIMFDGSHYPIAENVEKTTELVKVCAEKGISIEAEVGSIGGEEDGVVGMGECADPDECKQVADLGVNMLAAGIGNIHGKYPENWAGLSFETLAAIKEKVGDMPLVLHGGTGIPEDQIKKAISLGVAKINVNTECQLTFAEATRKYIEAGKDLEGKGFDPRKLLAPGTDAIKATVKEKMELFGSVGKA comes from the coding sequence ATGTTAGTTTCAGCAAAAGATATGCTTGAAAAGGCAAGAGACGGAAAGTACGCAGTTGGACAGTTCAACATCAACAACCTTGAGTGGACGAAAGCTGTTTTACAGACAGCCGAAGAACTGAAATCCCCGGTTATCCTGGGTGTATCCGAAGGCGCTGGTAAATACATGACAGGCTATAAGACCGTATCAGCTATGGTGAAAGCCATGATCGAAGAATTAAACATTACAGTTCCCGTAGCACTTCATCTGGATCATGGCTCCTATGGCGGCTGCTATAAGTGCATTGAAGCAGGATTTTCTTCCATTATGTTTGACGGTTCCCATTATCCTATCGCTGAGAACGTAGAGAAGACGACTGAGCTTGTGAAAGTCTGTGCAGAAAAAGGAATTTCCATTGAAGCTGAGGTTGGTTCTATCGGCGGCGAGGAAGACGGCGTAGTTGGTATGGGCGAATGCGCAGATCCTGATGAGTGCAAGCAGGTTGCAGACTTAGGCGTGAACATGCTGGCAGCAGGTATCGGCAACATTCACGGAAAATATCCGGAAAACTGGGCAGGCTTAAGTTTTGAGACCCTGGCTGCCATCAAGGAGAAAGTAGGCGATATGCCTTTAGTACTTCACGGTGGGACAGGCATCCCGGAAGACCAGATCAAGAAGGCCATCAGCCTTGGCGTTGCAAAGATCAATGTGAATACAGAGTGCCAGCTTACCTTTGCAGAAGCTACCCGTAAGTACATTGAAGCAGGCAAGGATTTAGAAGGCAAAGGCTTTGATCCACGTAAGCTTCTCGCCCCTGGAACAGATGCCATTAAAGCAACTGTAAAAGAGAAGATGGAATTATTTGGCTCCGTTGGTAAAGCTTAA
- a CDS encoding MATE family efflux transporter yields MKRKMWQGIFRRQDSETTDMQERQEGTELFSGKQLRQLIFPLVIEQILAVFMGMADIIMVASCGEEAVSGISIVDTINVLLIGLFGAMAAGGSVVTAQYIGRKDEKNVAKASGQLFLAVGGLSMAIMAVTLVFNGPLLRLIYGDIGQEVMHNGRIYFYISSLSYPFLAFYNSAAALFRTAGNSKVSMQVSLGANLCNIAGNFLFIYVFQMGVAGAGLSTLLSRILSAVVMFTLLKKQSHFPIEFRLRADKRILRQILYIGIPNGLENSIFQLGKLLLSSLTASFGTMAIAANAVASTICGLETIPASAIGIALVTVVGQCVGAGELKQARKYMGKLLKTAYICLWILNLSIIPFLNPICSLFHLSGETSALAYKLMLYHSICCMIIHPLSFCLTNGLRAANDVRFTMTVSICSMWICRIVMAYVLSLYFGLGLMGIWIAMTIDWLVRAIFFSTRVLSGKWCRYANRNIR; encoded by the coding sequence ATGAAACGAAAGATGTGGCAAGGCATTTTCCGCCGTCAGGACTCTGAAACCACAGATATGCAGGAACGCCAGGAAGGGACGGAACTGTTCTCCGGCAAACAGCTGCGCCAGTTGATCTTCCCCTTAGTCATAGAACAGATACTGGCTGTATTTATGGGAATGGCTGATATTATCATGGTAGCCTCCTGTGGCGAAGAAGCCGTGTCCGGCATATCCATCGTGGATACCATAAACGTCCTCCTGATCGGATTATTCGGAGCAATGGCTGCGGGAGGTTCCGTGGTAACGGCCCAATACATCGGCCGGAAAGATGAAAAAAATGTTGCCAAGGCCTCCGGCCAGCTTTTCCTGGCTGTGGGCGGGCTTTCCATGGCCATTATGGCAGTGACACTGGTCTTTAATGGGCCGCTTCTAAGGCTCATATATGGTGACATCGGTCAGGAGGTCATGCATAACGGGAGAATTTATTTCTACATATCCTCTCTCTCCTATCCGTTCCTGGCATTTTATAACAGCGCTGCTGCCCTTTTCAGGACAGCCGGAAACTCCAAGGTATCCATGCAGGTCTCCCTGGGTGCCAACCTCTGCAACATCGCAGGAAATTTCCTGTTCATCTACGTATTCCAAATGGGCGTGGCAGGTGCCGGACTTTCCACCCTGCTTTCCAGGATCCTGTCCGCTGTGGTTATGTTTACCCTTCTTAAAAAGCAAAGCCATTTCCCCATTGAGTTCCGTCTGCGCGCAGACAAGAGGATTCTGCGCCAGATCCTCTATATCGGCATACCAAACGGCCTGGAAAACAGCATTTTCCAGCTGGGAAAGCTTTTGCTTTCCAGTCTGACAGCCAGCTTCGGTACTATGGCAATTGCTGCAAATGCGGTTGCAAGCACCATCTGCGGTCTGGAAACTATCCCTGCCAGTGCCATAGGCATAGCCCTGGTGACGGTTGTGGGGCAGTGTGTAGGTGCCGGGGAACTGAAACAGGCCCGCAAATATATGGGAAAGCTGTTAAAAACGGCATATATCTGTCTGTGGATATTAAACCTTTCCATCATACCGTTTTTAAATCCCATATGCAGCCTGTTTCATCTATCGGGCGAGACCAGCGCCCTGGCTTATAAGCTGATGCTTTACCATAGCATCTGCTGCATGATAATCCATCCCCTGTCCTTCTGCCTGACCAATGGTCTGCGGGCTGCCAATGACGTCCGTTTTACCATGACCGTTTCCATCTGTTCCATGTGGATTTGCCGGATCGTCATGGCCTACGTATTAAGCCTTTATTTCGGCCTTGGACTTATGGGAATCTGGATTGCCATGACCATCGACTGGCTTGTGCGCGCCATCTTCTTCTCCACCCGCGTCTTAAGCGGAAAATGGTGCCGGTATGCCAACCGGAACATCCGTTAG
- a CDS encoding PTS sugar transporter subunit IIB: MYHILLVCSAGMSTSMLVKKMQDAASEKGVEATIWAVGDAESVEEVKKADIILLGPQVRYLEKKMNERVKNEKPVLVIDMMAYGTMNGAKVLDQALGKLNG, translated from the coding sequence ATGTATCATATTTTATTAGTTTGCTCAGCGGGAATGTCTACAAGCATGCTTGTAAAAAAAATGCAGGATGCAGCATCAGAAAAAGGCGTGGAGGCCACCATTTGGGCGGTGGGAGATGCTGAATCCGTTGAGGAAGTGAAAAAGGCAGATATTATTTTATTAGGGCCTCAGGTTCGTTATCTTGAGAAGAAGATGAACGAGAGAGTGAAAAATGAGAAACCTGTGCTTGTCATCGATATGATGGCTTACGGCACAATGAATGGCGCCAAGGTACTGGATCAGGCGCTGGGGAAGTTAAACGGGTAA